One part of the Streptomyces nigra genome encodes these proteins:
- a CDS encoding GTP-binding protein, with protein MDSVVFEDTDEDLRSWQTDRARAPIATKIVVAGGFGVGKTTLVTSVSEITPLQTEALMTEASEETDDLTATPGKSTTTVAMDFGRITLDEDLVLYLFGTPGQQRFWFMWDDLVRGAIGAVVMADTRRLKDCFPALDYFESCGLPYVVAVNHFDGSERFEPEDVREALTIPPHIPVMIMDARRRISVIETLLSLVGHALDVTPE; from the coding sequence GTGGACTCCGTCGTCTTTGAGGACACCGACGAGGACCTGCGGTCCTGGCAGACGGACCGGGCCCGGGCCCCGATCGCCACGAAGATAGTCGTGGCGGGCGGGTTCGGCGTCGGCAAGACCACGCTCGTCACATCCGTCTCGGAGATCACGCCGCTGCAGACCGAGGCGCTGATGACCGAGGCGAGCGAGGAGACCGACGACCTCACCGCCACGCCCGGCAAGTCGACCACCACCGTGGCCATGGACTTCGGGCGGATCACGCTCGACGAGGACCTGGTGCTGTATCTGTTCGGCACCCCGGGCCAGCAGCGGTTCTGGTTCATGTGGGACGACCTGGTGCGCGGCGCGATCGGCGCGGTCGTCATGGCCGACACCCGGCGGCTGAAGGACTGCTTCCCGGCGCTCGACTACTTCGAGAGCTGCGGGCTGCCGTACGTCGTCGCGGTCAACCACTTCGACGGCAGTGAGCGGTTCGAACCGGAGGACGTGCGGGAGGCGTTGACGATCCCTCCGCACATACCTGTAATGATCATGGACGCGAGGCGCCGGATCTCGGTGATCGAGACCCTGTTGTCCCTGGTGGGGCACGCGCTGGACGTCACCCCCGAGTGA
- a CDS encoding roadblock/LC7 domain-containing protein: MTAPSTFGLSSEARNLHWLLTNLVEEVPGIQSVAVVSSDGLLLLSSDQARNAEAREARHERRSGPRGSSADLATIVSGIGSLTVGAAKLMEFGGVRHTMVAMDEGSLFVMSISDGSLLGVHGSADCDMSVVAYHMALFVGRAGHVLTPELRSELRKSLEPASAGSTR, encoded by the coding sequence TTGACCGCGCCCAGTACCTTCGGACTGAGCAGTGAAGCCCGCAACCTGCACTGGTTGTTGACGAATCTGGTCGAGGAGGTGCCGGGTATCCAGTCGGTCGCCGTCGTCTCCTCCGACGGCCTCCTGCTCCTCTCCTCCGACCAGGCACGCAACGCCGAGGCCCGCGAGGCGAGGCACGAGCGGCGCTCGGGCCCGCGCGGCTCCTCCGCCGACCTCGCCACCATCGTCTCCGGCATCGGCAGCCTCACCGTCGGGGCGGCCAAGCTGATGGAGTTCGGCGGGGTGAGGCACACCATGGTCGCCATGGACGAGGGCAGCCTCTTCGTCATGTCCATCAGCGACGGCTCGCTGCTCGGGGTGCACGGCTCCGCCGACTGCGACATGAGCGTGGTCGCGTACCACATGGCGCTCTTCGTCGGCCGGGCCGGACACGTTCTCACCCCCGAACTCCGCAGCGAGCTCCGGAAGTCGCTGGAGCCCGCGTCGGCAGGGAGCACCCGATGA
- a CDS encoding DUF742 domain-containing protein, whose translation MSNAPRNRRQLPVRGGDRKPARVRPYSLTGGRTRFGHVLLVETFVAALEAPEERKELTNGSLSTKVMPELRAIVELCRRMRTVAEIAALLKMPLGVVRVLLSDLADQGKIRVYGTGTGHGTGRPDRALLERVLSGLRRL comes from the coding sequence ATGAGCAACGCCCCGAGGAACCGGCGACAGCTCCCCGTGCGCGGGGGTGACCGAAAACCGGCCCGTGTGCGGCCCTACTCGCTCACCGGCGGCCGCACCCGCTTCGGCCACGTCCTCCTGGTGGAGACGTTCGTGGCCGCGCTGGAGGCCCCCGAGGAGCGCAAGGAGCTGACGAACGGCTCGCTCAGCACCAAGGTGATGCCGGAGCTGAGGGCCATCGTCGAACTGTGCCGCCGGATGCGTACGGTGGCCGAGATCGCCGCGCTGCTGAAGATGCCGCTCGGCGTGGTCCGCGTGCTCCTCAGCGATCTCGCGGACCAGGGAAAGATCCGTGTGTACGGCACCGGAACCGGTCATGGCACCGGCCGTCCGGACCGGGCTCTGCTCGAAAGGGTGCTGAGTGGACTCCGTCGTCTTTGA
- a CDS encoding styrene monooxygenase/indole monooxygenase family protein has product MRKILVVGAGQSGLQLALGLQSHGYEVTLMSNRTADEIRSGRVMSTQCMFHTALQHERDLQLNFWESQAPKIEGLGVSVAAPGSWAEGPAARAIDWLGRLDGFAQSVDQRVKMAGWMETFAQRGGQLVIHGAAVGDLDYFARTYDLVLVSAGKGELVQMFGRDAERSPYSEPQRALAVAYVHGMGPRPEHPDTEAVRCNLVPGVGELFVMPTLTTSGRADILFWEGIPGGPLDVFNGVKDPAEHLSLTLELMERYLPWEYARATKVELTDAGGTLSGRYAPTVRNPVGTLPGGGLVLGVADVVVANDPITGQGSNSASKCAAAYLASILEHGDKEFDEAWMRATFDRYWATAQHVTKWTNAMLAPPPEHVLNLIGAAGQLQPAADRFANAFDNPADFENFFYDPEKTEAYLGSLAGA; this is encoded by the coding sequence ATGCGGAAGATACTCGTCGTCGGGGCCGGCCAGTCCGGTCTCCAGCTCGCCCTCGGACTTCAGTCCCACGGGTACGAGGTCACCCTGATGTCCAACCGGACCGCGGACGAGATCCGCTCCGGGCGGGTCATGTCCACCCAGTGCATGTTCCACACCGCACTCCAGCACGAGCGCGACCTCCAGCTGAACTTCTGGGAGTCCCAGGCCCCGAAGATCGAAGGACTCGGCGTCTCCGTCGCCGCCCCCGGCTCCTGGGCCGAGGGCCCGGCCGCCCGCGCGATCGACTGGCTGGGCCGGCTCGACGGGTTCGCGCAGTCCGTGGACCAGCGGGTGAAGATGGCCGGCTGGATGGAGACCTTCGCCCAGCGCGGCGGCCAGCTCGTCATCCACGGCGCGGCCGTCGGCGACCTCGACTACTTCGCCCGCACCTACGACCTCGTGCTGGTCTCGGCGGGCAAGGGCGAGCTCGTCCAGATGTTCGGCCGGGACGCGGAGCGCTCCCCGTACAGCGAGCCCCAGCGCGCCCTCGCGGTCGCCTACGTGCACGGCATGGGCCCGCGCCCGGAGCACCCGGACACCGAGGCCGTCCGCTGCAACCTCGTGCCCGGCGTCGGCGAGCTGTTCGTGATGCCGACCCTGACGACGTCCGGACGCGCGGACATCCTGTTCTGGGAGGGCATACCCGGCGGCCCGCTCGACGTCTTCAACGGCGTGAAGGACCCGGCCGAGCACCTCTCCCTGACCCTGGAACTCATGGAGCGGTACCTGCCGTGGGAGTACGCCCGCGCCACGAAGGTGGAGCTGACGGACGCCGGCGGCACGCTGAGCGGACGGTACGCCCCCACGGTCCGCAACCCCGTCGGCACGCTGCCCGGCGGCGGCCTGGTCCTCGGCGTCGCGGACGTCGTCGTGGCCAACGACCCGATCACCGGCCAGGGCTCCAACTCGGCGTCCAAGTGCGCGGCGGCCTACCTCGCGTCGATCCTGGAACACGGCGACAAGGAGTTCGACGAGGCCTGGATGCGGGCCACGTTCGACCGCTACTGGGCCACGGCCCAGCACGTCACCAAGTGGACGAACGCCATGCTGGCCCCGCCCCCGGAGCACGTCCTGAACCTCATCGGCG